Part of the Vigna angularis cultivar LongXiaoDou No.4 chromosome 1, ASM1680809v1, whole genome shotgun sequence genome, TAGAGAAAATAGTTTAGTTTACATGGTTGTTTTGGTAGGGAAAGAAGATGAAGTGATGAAAGGAAGCATGATTTTACAGCTATGCCTATGGTGGCTAGGTCCTATCGCTTGAGGGACAAGTAAAGCAggagttgtaaaaaaaaaaagaggtacTCTGTGCCTAGTAACGGTAGGTTCAGTTATAAATGAGTACCTAATTTATGTTTTCTAGATGCACCAAATTTAATTGAACTGAATTATTTTGACCATTAATTGAATCGAAGGAAAAGTGCTTATAAAGGaccttcttttccttcttacCTACACTCTCATTCATTCCTGTTTGTTCATCTGTGAAAGATGCAGAAATAGGAGTTCTCTTGCAGCCCAAAACACCCTCTGCATCAACTTCATGCTGTTTTGGACTGAAGGGagctccttcttcttcactttccTCTATCAACCTCAAACCTTTCCTTCATTCAACTATTTTCACCCTTTTTCAGCTTTCAATTCCTTTGCAAAggtaaaaactaaatatttccTCAGTATCCTTTTTCATCTTGCAGATTCCATCACAAAGGGATCTTTTACCGATCCAATATTTAATTTCAGAAAATTTCTGAatcaaatttatcttttcttttgccTTTTATATTCCTACGCTTCTGtcaaacttatttttcttttaacatctTCACTATTTGTTGAATATGCTTCAACATGAGTGGCATAACCAAAGCTATTAAAGGATCGGTATTGAACTGTTTCTCCATGGTATGCTACCccaattgttttattttcaaatacagAGAGCTTCCCAGTTGCTAAGCATTCTTCTTTACATCTTCGAGAACTTTTAATTTGAGAAATTCTACTTTTTGTGtatccaaattcattcaattattgagaaaaaaaaatataaaaagacaGATATATTTCTCtgtctattttattttggtCTTACTGGATGTGTAGGGTGTTTGCCACGAAATCCTTGTTGTTCAAGAACTACACCAGTTGTTATTTAAACTCATTTCTTCATACACCTTAATTCCTTAAAAATATACACATCGTGTGCAGTAACCTTCTCTATTATAATTTCCcaaaattatagtttatttcTCTCTGCAATCATCGGGTTGAGACACTAATTAAGGTTTAATCAACCTCGCTTTGGACAACTAGATTTGAAGGGTAAATGTTgcagatttcaaattttattaaactgAAAAATCTTCTTAAAACTTTTTAGTggttattaaaacaaatttaatttgatcTGATCCTGCAGAGATTTGGTCTAAACTTATTCCTGAACTTAGTTTGCAATAGATTTAATAAACACTTGGTATAAATAAAACTGTTTTCTCATACTCCTCTTCcgtattttcttcttttataattttaaatttggtcaAATTCATTCTTAAACTCgattttcaaaagattttaaaaagaaCACTTAGTATAAATACACTAATGTTTTTTCTTCCTGATCTGTTATAGCAAATTATTATTGGAAATCATAGTTTATATCTAACTTGCTCGTTTTTGTAAGTAGTCTCCAAAAAGGTTATAAacttatacatttaatttttgcGAGTTTCTGACTCAGTTAACGTAAAAACGTATAATTTTTCTCAGTTgcataaaaaaagttgttagtTAAGCTGTCTAAATTATTGTCGGAACATGTTACATCCTGaaagcaatttttttaaaattccttgaagaaaatgaatgaatttaCACGTTCAATTCATGAGACTGGAACTCGGGCATTAGGCAGAAAAATTATTGTAAAGTATAAATCTTTACGTATAATTATATCAAGGAGTTCACAACCTATCAGAAACTGTGATCTTAGACTGCTAGGAGTAAATGGGTTATCAGTTCACGCGCAGTCCAGACCACTGAAGATAGGTGATGGTGTTGCAGGTACTATAACAGCTCGGTAAACGACAAAAACGTTGAAGAAAGATTTTTACTATCatgaagaaaattttattacaattactAACATACAACATAATTTACAAGCGATAATTTTGTACAGGCAGACATGACATTGCAAGTGTTTGAAACTTAGTACTACATAGGGATCATTTGCTGAATCTGGCGCTGTCGGTTTGGAATATTGCAATTGAAGCGAGAGCATGACCATAGTTTGTCCTCTGATAAAGGCACCATAGGGATGTTATCACAGTTGCAGATTTCGATCATCATGCCATCTGGGTCATGGAAGAATAGCTGATCAACGTAGATTCCGCTTTCCTCTACTCTGCTCTTCACGTACTCTATCTCCATTTGCTGCAGTCTTTTCTCCACAGCTGCTGTACTTTCACACTGCAACAATGCATAATTCCTTCGTTAAGtatattatatgtattaaaGACTA contains:
- the LOC108323910 gene encoding glyoxylase I 4 — protein: MSNPLQLKSLNHISLVCASLEKSVEFYVNVLGFSPVKRPTSLDFNGAWLFNYGIGIHLLQSEEPRGMPKTTPINPKDNHISFQCESTAAVEKRLQQMEIEYVKSRVEESGIYVDQLFFHDPDGMMIEICNCDNIPMVPLSEDKLWSCSRFNCNIPNRQRQIQQMIPM